Proteins from a single region of Murdochiella vaginalis:
- a CDS encoding cysteine desulfurase family protein: protein MSAEYGISPIYMDYAATTPMPEEVVAAMLPYFGERFANPSSTHPMGSAIHWETIQAREKLAFLLNVQPRELVLTSGGTEADNQAIWTGLRYAKTCFSCGKEKPQTSLQMAPQEQPQRPMRMAPQKPHFISTEMEHEAILAPLHFLEQEGLADVTLLHPGPSGIITPSALDAAIRPETVLVSIMAVNNEVGTIQPIAELAQIVRARSGKHRILFHTDAVQAAGHLPIDMQEWDVDMLSLSAHKFGGPKGVGLLVSRHPVVPSPFLLGGAQERGLRAGTTNVAGLIGMTKALEISRLHRQEEELRLTALGNALADGLSSLPGVLLTVAREDRLPSIVHITVAGLSQDVLLAQLGRRGISASAGSACQAGANVESHVLRALDVAPERRRSALRFSLGAQTTQEEVTYVVEALRACCARRDA, encoded by the coding sequence ATGAGCGCAGAATACGGTATTTCTCCTATCTATATGGATTATGCGGCGACCACTCCCATGCCGGAAGAAGTGGTGGCGGCAATGCTGCCTTATTTTGGAGAGCGTTTTGCCAATCCCAGCAGCACGCATCCGATGGGCAGCGCTATTCACTGGGAAACCATTCAGGCGCGCGAAAAGCTTGCCTTTTTACTCAATGTGCAGCCGCGAGAGCTGGTGCTCACTTCCGGGGGGACGGAGGCCGATAATCAGGCGATTTGGACGGGGCTTCGCTATGCGAAAACTTGCTTTTCCTGCGGGAAGGAGAAACCGCAAACGTCATTGCAAATGGCGCCGCAGGAGCAGCCGCAAAGGCCGATGCGAATGGCGCCGCAAAAGCCGCATTTTATTTCCACGGAAATGGAGCATGAGGCGATTCTTGCGCCGCTCCATTTTCTGGAGCAGGAAGGCCTGGCGGATGTGACATTGCTGCATCCGGGTCCCTCCGGCATCATCACGCCTTCCGCACTGGATGCGGCGATTCGTCCCGAAACCGTTTTGGTTTCCATCATGGCAGTGAACAACGAAGTTGGCACGATACAGCCCATTGCGGAGCTCGCACAAATCGTTCGGGCGCGGTCGGGCAAACACCGCATTCTTTTTCATACCGATGCGGTGCAGGCGGCGGGGCATCTTCCCATCGATATGCAGGAATGGGACGTGGATATGCTGTCGCTTTCTGCGCACAAATTCGGCGGTCCGAAAGGCGTGGGTCTGTTGGTCTCTCGTCATCCGGTTGTGCCTTCGCCCTTTCTGCTGGGCGGTGCGCAAGAGCGCGGCCTTCGGGCGGGAACAACCAATGTGGCAGGCCTGATCGGCATGACAAAAGCATTGGAAATCAGCCGTTTGCATCGCCAAGAAGAGGAGTTGCGTTTGACGGCACTGGGAAACGCTTTAGCGGATGGCCTTTCGTCCCTTCCCGGCGTGCTGCTTACGGTTGCTCGTGAAGATCGTCTGCCGAGCATTGTGCATATCACCGTTGCGGGCCTTTCGCAGGATGTGTTGCTGGCACAGCTGGGTCGCCGGGGCATTTCCGCATCTGCCGGTTCGGCGTGTCAGGCGGGGGCCAACGTGGAGAGCCACGTGCTTCGAGCGCTGGATGTGGCGCCGGAACGTCGCCGCAGTGCGCTTCGCTTTTCGCTTGGAGCGCAG